Proteins from a single region of Syngnathus scovelli strain Florida chromosome 7, RoL_Ssco_1.2, whole genome shotgun sequence:
- the rcbtb2 gene encoding RCC1 and BTB domain-containing protein 2, with product MLDVGKWPVFALLPPEELRLIRQACVFGTGANEALYVTVNDEVFGLGTNCSSCLGLGDLQSTIEPRRIDVLCGKKIVSLSYGTGPHVVVATSDGEVYAWGHNGYSQLGNGTTIHGLTPALVSTNLQNKKVIEVACGSHHTIALTTEGEVYAWGYNNSGQVGSGSSANQPSPRRVSSCLQSKVVVNIACGQLCSMAVLDNGEIYGWGYNCNGQLGLGNTGNQQTPCRVAALQGIKVVQVACGYAHTLALSDDGFVYSWGANSYGQLGTGNKSNYSLATLISTDKESIVEVAACHTSHTSAAKTQSGLVLMWGQCRGQVVTNPHLTHFTCTDDVFACFATPAVSWHLLTVDSDDYLTVAQSLKKEFDSPEISDLKFLVDGKCIHVHKALLKIRCEYFRVLLNETDEDTIEIQQFPFLVYRAFLEYLYTDSINLPPEDAVGLLDLATFYRESRLKRLCQDTIKRGISEDNAITLLSAAVKYEARDLEEFCFKFCVNHLTSVTQTQAFAEMDHDLLKNFIGKASRHGAFRN from the exons ATGCTGGACGTGGGGAAGTGGCCAGTGTTTGCCCTCCTCCCGCCTGAGGAACTCCGCCTCATCCGGCAGGCGTGCGTTTTTGGTACCGGCGCCAACGAAGCCCTTTATGTCACCGTCAATGACGAG GTCTTCGGTCTAGGCACCAACTGTAGCAGCTGCTTGGGCCTCGGCGACCTGCAGAGCACCATCGAGCCGCGCAGGATCGATGTCCTCTGCGGCAAGAAGATTGTGTCACTTAGCTACGGAACCGGACCGCACGTGGTGGTCGCCACTTCGG ATGGCGAGGTGTACGCATGGGGCCACAACGGCTACAGTCAGCTGGGCAACGGGACCACCATCCACGGGCTGACCCCCGCCCTGGTCTCCACCAACCTGCAGAATAAGAAGGTTATCGAAGTGGCCTGTGGCTCCCACCACACCATTGCCCTTACCACAGAAGGAGAG GTGTACGCCTGGGGCTACAACAACTCGGGCCAGGTGGGATCAGGGTCCAGCGCCAACCAACCCTCGCCGCGCCGGGTCAGCAGTTGCCTGCAGAGCAAAGTGGTGGTCAACATCGCCTGTGGGCAACTGTGCTCCATGGCTGTGCTGGACAACGGCGAG ATCTATGGTTGGGGCTACAACTGCAACGGTCAGTTGGGTTTGGGCAATACCGGCAACCAGCAGACGCCGTGCAGGGTGGCGGCTCTTCAGGGAATCAAGGTCGTCCAG GTGGCTTGCGGCTACGCGCACACGCTGGCGCTCTCCGACGATGGCTTTGTTTACAGCTGGGGGGCCAACTCGTACGGCCAGCTGGGCACGGGCAACAAGAGCAATTACTCTCTCGCCACGCTCATCAGCACTGACAAGGAGAG caTTGTGGAAGTGGCCGCATGCCACACCAGTCACACGTCTGCCGCCAAGACGCAGAGCGGCCTGGTGCTGATGTGGGGCCAGTGTCGTGGTCAGGTGGTGACCAACCCGCACCTCACGCACTTCACCTGCACCGACGACGTTTTCGCCTGCTTTGCCACGCCCGCCGTCTCGTGGCACCTTCTCACCGTCG ACAGTGACGACTACCTGACGGTTGCACAATCGCtcaaaaaagagtttgacagcCCCGAGATCTCAGATCTGAAGTTCCTAGTGGACGGAAAGTGCATCCATGTGCACAAAGCTCTACTAAAAATAAG GTGTGAATATTTCCGCGTGCTGCTGAATGAAACGGATGAGGACACCATTGAAATCCAGCAGTTCCCCTTCCTGGTGTACCGAGCCTTCCTGGAGTACCTCTACACCGATTCCATAAATCTGCCACCAGAGGATGCTGTGG GCCTGCTGGACCTGGCCACCTTCTACCGGGAGAGCAGGCTCAAGAGGCTGTGCCAGGACACCATCAAGAGGGGCATCTCGGAGGACAACGCCATCACTCTGCTCTCGGCTGCCGTCAAGTACGAAGCCCGG GACCTGGAGGAGTTCTGTTTCAAGTTCTGCGTCAACCACTTGACATCGGTCACACAGACGCAGGCCTTCGCCGAGATGGACCACGATCTGCTCAAAAACTTTATCGGCAAAGCCAGCCGCCACGGGGCCTTCAGAAActga
- the lpar6a gene encoding lysophosphatidic acid receptor 6a has protein sequence MFNGVPPPGPGNISAGNCSQNDSFKYPLYSTVFSVVFVVGLVTNVVAIYIFTCTLKLRNETTTYMMNLVASDLLFVFTLPLRVFYFINRSWPFGSVLCKVSVSLFYTNMYGSILFLTCISVDRFLAIVHPFRSRTLRTKRNAKLVCAAVWVLVLSGSLPTGFLLDTTSRQRQRTNATFCFENFSSSQWKLHLSKVVIFIETVGFILPLLLNVGCSVRVLQTLRRPQKVSRDGGAKLNKTKILRMIAVHLSTFCFCFIPYNVNLVFYSLVRTKTLKGCLAESVVRTIYPVALCLAVSNCCFDPIVYYFTSETIQNSIKRKSLAGKPYDAKLSEALQSESSSNLQCGLRNLKSKMLLNESSV, from the coding sequence ATGTTCAACGGCGTCCCGCCACCGGGTCCCGGCAACATCTCAGCGGGCAACTGCAGCCAGAACGACAGCTTCAAGTACCCACTGTACAGCACGGTGTTCAGcgtggtgtttgtggtgggcCTGGTCACCAACGTGGTGGCCATCTACATCTTCACCTGCACCCTCAAGCTGCGCAACGAGACCACCACGTACATGATGAACCTGGTGGCATCCGACCTGCTCTTCGTCTTCACGCTGCCGCTGCGTGTCTTCTACTTCATCAACCGCAGCTGGCCCTTCGGCAGCGTGCTCTGCAAGGTCTCCGTGTCGCTCTTCTACACCAACATGTACGGCAGCATCCTTTTCCTCACCTGCATCAGCGTGGACCGCTTCCTGGCCATCGTGCACCCCTTCCGCTCTCGGACGCTGCGTACCAAGCGCAACGCCAAgctggtgtgcgccgccgtgtgGGTGCTGGTGCTGTCGGGCAGCCTGCCCACGGGCTTCCTGTTGGACACCACATCGCGGCAGCGCCAACGCACCAATGCCACCTTCTGCTTTGAGAACTTCTCCTCCAGCCAGTGGAAGTTGCACCTGTCCAAGGTGGTCATCTTCATCGAGACGGTGGGCTTCATCCTCCCGCTGCTGCTCAACGTGGGCTGCTCGGTCAGGGTGCTGCAAACCCTGCGGCGCCCCCAGAAGGTGAGCCGGGACGGCGGCGCAAAGCTGAACAAGACCAAGATCCTGCGCATGATCGCCGTGCACCTCAGCACCTTCTGCTTCTGCTTCATCCCGTACAACGTCAATCTGGTCTTCTACTCGCTGGTGCGCACCAAGACCCTGAAGGGCTGCCTGGCCGAGTCGGTGGTGCGCACCATCTACCCTGTTGCGCTGTGCCTCGCCGTCTCCAACTGCTGCTTCGACCCCATCGTCTACTACTTCACCTCGGAGACCATTCAGAACTCCATCAAGAGGAAGTCGCTGGCGGGGAAGCCGTACGACGCCAAACTCTCCGAGGCCCTGCAGTCGGAATCCAGCTCCAACTTGCAGTGCGGCCTGAGGAACCTCAAATCCAAGATGCTGCTCAACGAGTCCTCAGTGTGA